One genomic window of Halococcus sediminicola includes the following:
- a CDS encoding MBL fold metallo-hydrolase: MAIGDVFAVDGCSDLYYVDTGMYDTPEYGAVYILDADEPALIDTGIGTRYENILDALAEVGIAREELSYILPTHVHLDHAGGAGYLAAECPNATVMTHDIGVPHLVDPERLVAGTKAAVESQWQFYAEPKPVPEARIEGVSDGDEIDCGDHTLDVHHAPGHAPHQVMFHDRESDALFTADAAGIWIPSIETIRQTSPPSNFDLEACLDDIETIRDIDPEVLCFGHFGPREYDDALMDEYARVLEEWVGDIEDARAELDSDEAVIDHFITESEMADAWSERKASAEERLNVRGVLAYLDQR, encoded by the coding sequence ATGGCAATCGGCGACGTCTTCGCGGTCGACGGCTGTTCGGATCTCTACTACGTCGATACCGGGATGTACGACACACCCGAGTACGGCGCGGTCTACATCCTCGATGCCGACGAACCCGCGCTCATCGACACCGGTATCGGCACCAGATATGAAAACATCCTCGACGCGCTCGCCGAGGTAGGCATCGCCCGCGAGGAACTCTCGTACATCCTTCCCACCCATGTGCACCTCGACCACGCGGGCGGAGCGGGCTATCTCGCAGCCGAGTGCCCGAACGCCACCGTGATGACCCACGACATCGGCGTGCCCCACCTCGTCGACCCGGAGCGACTGGTCGCGGGCACTAAGGCAGCAGTCGAGAGCCAATGGCAGTTCTACGCCGAGCCGAAACCCGTGCCCGAAGCGCGCATCGAGGGAGTCTCGGACGGCGACGAGATCGATTGCGGGGACCACACGCTTGATGTCCATCACGCACCGGGGCATGCCCCCCATCAGGTGATGTTCCACGACCGCGAGAGCGACGCCCTGTTCACGGCGGACGCGGCGGGCATCTGGATTCCGAGCATCGAGACGATTCGCCAGACCTCGCCGCCCTCGAACTTCGACCTCGAAGCCTGCCTCGACGACATCGAGACCATCCGCGACATCGACCCCGAGGTACTGTGCTTCGGCCACTTCGGTCCCCGAGAGTACGACGACGCGCTGATGGACGAGTACGCGCGGGTGCTGGAGGAGTGGGTCGGCGACATCGAGGACGCACGCGCCGAACTCGATAGTGACGAGGCGGTCATCGACCACTTCATCACCGAGAGCGAGATGGCCGATGCGTGGTCCGAGCGCAAGGCTAGCGCCGAGGAGCGCCTGAACGTTCGGGGCGTACTCGCGTATCTCGACCAGCGGTAG
- a CDS encoding AbrB/MazE/SpoVT family DNA-binding domain-containing protein — protein sequence MTDEDDATWPPALWAKQFQEASEQAVEQQTAFAKQMMNAGSGTGGLPEIAATTMGTATFKTRVQSGGRISIPDAEREALDIEEGDIVQTVVVPVKRNRDTS from the coding sequence ATGACCGACGAAGACGACGCGACGTGGCCGCCGGCACTGTGGGCAAAGCAGTTTCAAGAGGCCAGCGAGCAGGCCGTCGAGCAGCAGACGGCGTTCGCAAAGCAGATGATGAACGCCGGGTCGGGAACGGGAGGTCTCCCGGAGATCGCCGCCACGACCATGGGAACGGCGACGTTCAAGACGCGCGTCCAGAGCGGCGGGCGGATCTCGATTCCCGACGCCGAACGCGAGGCGCTCGACATCGAGGAAGGCGACATCGTTCAGACGGTCGTCGTCCCGGTCAAACGCAACAGAGACACATCATGA
- a CDS encoding AMP-dependent synthetase/ligase, giving the protein MDWQEAEANFESEVLGDRTLSAMFARSATRHDEEIAQQYKGGIYDRSLAGPVVPRAPDGEFADLTYRQMHRIVKRLAAGFRSLGVEAGDRIGLFANTRMEWAQTDFAVLAAGGVVTTVYTSSSPDQVEYLLSDPGATGVIVENQELLERVLEVEDELDLDFVVSMDELDGYGDREDVLTLAQVHERGVGAFDPNEYESWLDARDPGDLASLVYTSGTTGRPKGVRLSHRNFKSNVDQVYRRFGPREDKGDLPTIGPGASTLSFLPLAHVFERLAGHFMMFAAGATVAYAESPDTLQEDFPLVNPSTGTSVPRVYEKLYDSIREQASESAVKERIFEWAVDVGQRYQERDAPGLSLRAKRALADRLVFGQVREGVGGNIDFFISGGGSLSPELGRLFDGMGLPILEGYGLTETAPVVAVNPPEAPEIGTIGPPVSDEEVKVDSTVVPDDFDADGEVGELLVRGPNVTEGYWQNPEATEDSFENDWFRTGDVVELRPDGYIAFRERSKQLLVLSTGKNVAPGPIEDAFAQRQLVEQAMVLGDGEKFVSALVVPNEQRVREWADGEGIDLPDDSQEICRNERVQAHVSEVVEAVNEDFESHERIKKFALVPEEFTEDNDLLTPTMKKKRRDIRERYDDEIDSLYAD; this is encoded by the coding sequence ATGGACTGGCAGGAGGCGGAGGCGAACTTCGAGAGCGAGGTGCTCGGCGACAGGACGCTGTCAGCGATGTTCGCACGGAGCGCGACGCGCCACGACGAGGAGATCGCCCAGCAGTACAAAGGGGGCATCTACGACCGCTCGCTGGCCGGGCCGGTCGTCCCGCGCGCACCCGACGGCGAGTTCGCGGACCTGACCTACCGACAGATGCACCGGATCGTCAAGCGCCTCGCGGCGGGCTTTCGCAGCCTCGGCGTCGAGGCAGGTGACAGAATCGGTCTCTTCGCCAATACGCGCATGGAGTGGGCACAGACCGACTTCGCCGTGCTCGCCGCCGGCGGCGTCGTCACCACAGTTTATACGAGCTCCTCGCCCGACCAAGTCGAGTATCTCCTCTCTGATCCCGGGGCCACGGGAGTGATCGTCGAAAATCAGGAACTGCTCGAACGCGTCCTCGAAGTCGAGGACGAACTCGACCTCGACTTCGTCGTCTCGATGGACGAACTCGACGGGTACGGCGACCGCGAGGACGTGCTGACGCTCGCGCAGGTCCACGAGCGTGGCGTCGGCGCGTTCGATCCCAACGAGTACGAAAGCTGGCTCGATGCGCGCGACCCCGGGGACCTCGCGAGCCTCGTCTATACATCGGGAACCACCGGACGGCCGAAGGGCGTCCGGCTCAGCCACCGCAACTTCAAGTCGAACGTCGACCAGGTCTATCGCCGCTTCGGCCCGCGCGAGGACAAGGGCGACCTCCCGACCATCGGTCCCGGCGCGAGCACTCTCTCCTTTCTCCCGCTCGCACACGTCTTCGAGCGGCTTGCGGGGCATTTCATGATGTTCGCCGCCGGCGCGACCGTCGCCTACGCCGAGAGTCCGGACACCCTGCAGGAGGACTTCCCGCTCGTGAACCCCTCGACGGGCACGAGCGTGCCCCGAGTCTATGAAAAATTGTACGATTCCATCCGCGAGCAGGCCAGCGAATCCGCGGTCAAAGAGCGCATCTTCGAGTGGGCCGTCGACGTCGGACAGCGGTACCAAGAGCGCGATGCGCCCGGACTTTCCCTGCGAGCCAAGCGCGCGCTCGCCGATAGGCTAGTATTCGGGCAGGTCCGCGAGGGTGTCGGCGGCAACATCGACTTCTTCATCAGCGGCGGCGGCAGCCTCTCGCCCGAACTCGGCCGGCTGTTCGACGGGATGGGACTGCCCATCCTCGAGGGCTATGGTCTCACCGAGACCGCGCCCGTCGTGGCCGTCAATCCGCCCGAAGCACCCGAAATCGGGACGATCGGCCCGCCCGTCTCCGACGAGGAAGTGAAAGTCGATTCGACGGTCGTCCCCGACGACTTCGACGCCGACGGCGAGGTGGGCGAACTCCTCGTGCGCGGGCCGAACGTCACCGAGGGATACTGGCAGAACCCCGAGGCGACCGAGGACAGTTTCGAGAACGATTGGTTTCGGACGGGTGACGTGGTCGAACTCCGTCCCGATGGGTATATCGCCTTCCGCGAGCGCTCGAAGCAGTTGCTCGTGCTCTCGACGGGCAAGAACGTCGCGCCCGGTCCCATCGAGGACGCCTTCGCCCAGCGGCAGTTGGTCGAGCAGGCGATGGTGCTCGGCGATGGCGAGAAGTTCGTGAGTGCGCTCGTCGTGCCCAACGAGCAGCGCGTCCGCGAGTGGGCCGACGGGGAGGGCATCGACCTGCCCGACGACTCACAAGAGATCTGTCGGAACGAGCGGGTACAGGCACACGTTAGCGAGGTGGTCGAGGCGGTCAACGAGGACTTCGAGTCCCACGAGCGTATCAAGAAGTTCGCGCTCGTGCCCGAGGAGTTCACCGAGGACAACGACCTGCTGACGCCGACGATGAAGAAGAAACGCCGGGACATCCGGGAGCGCTACGACGACGAAATCGACTCGTTGTACGCCGACTGA
- a CDS encoding poly(R)-hydroxyalkanoic acid synthase subunit PhaE — translation MSNTDPEEIQENWATMMNDMNDAVAKSFEQNMEAQAAFMESWMGAFEDSTPDADTMEEGMAGYGRAYEVWVEAAEQMSSRIADAAEGEDVNMTEFRDIWLQSANEAFSEVMGTTAFAAGTGELVGDMMDLQQEVDDMSQDTLESLGFATRDDVDEVAERLIELERRQHEVSKKLDRLLEE, via the coding sequence ATGTCCAATACCGACCCCGAGGAGATACAGGAGAACTGGGCGACGATGATGAACGACATGAACGACGCGGTCGCCAAATCGTTCGAGCAGAACATGGAGGCCCAAGCGGCGTTCATGGAGTCGTGGATGGGCGCGTTCGAGGACTCGACGCCCGACGCCGACACGATGGAGGAGGGCATGGCCGGCTACGGCCGCGCCTACGAGGTATGGGTCGAGGCCGCCGAACAGATGAGTTCGCGCATCGCCGACGCCGCCGAGGGCGAGGACGTGAACATGACCGAGTTCCGTGACATCTGGCTCCAGAGCGCCAACGAGGCCTTTTCCGAGGTGATGGGCACGACCGCCTTCGCCGCCGGCACTGGTGAACTGGTCGGCGACATGATGGACCTCCAGCAGGAGGTCGACGACATGAGTCAGGACACCCTCGAAAGCCTCGGCTTCGCCACCCGCGACGACGTCGACGAGGTGGCCGAGCGCCTCATCGAACTCGAACGCCGCCAGCACGAGGTCTCGAAGAAACTCGACCGGCTCCTGGAGGAATAA
- the serS gene encoding serine--tRNA ligase, whose protein sequence is MLDRQYLREHTDEVRAALDARGADVDLDRVLDIDDRWREAKNRGDELRHERNEVSSRIGELKQAGEDEEADEAIARSQDLKADIAAVEERADDLEAKLDGALLELPQIPHESVPEGADESENVEVRRERFDDLRDLPDEVTPHYDLGEEMEILDFERGAKTTGAGFYFLKGDGARLEHALIQFMLDVHREQEYVDVFPPVPVNSTSMTGTGQLPKFNDDAYRLGGAERDDYEDDDLWLCPTAEVPVTNMYREEILLDDDLPLKHQAYTPNFRREAGEHGTETRGIVRVHQFNKVELVNFARPDESYDRLEALLGEAEEVLQRLALPYRILELCTGDLGFTAAKTYDIEVWAPGDDMDDGPEEGGRWLEVSSASNFEAFQARRAGLRYRPERHESAEYLHTLNASGTAIGRVMVAILEYYQNPDGTVEVPEALRPYMGGQEIIEGHEPVGESAVGAGRKE, encoded by the coding sequence ATGCTCGACAGACAGTACCTCCGCGAGCACACCGACGAGGTGCGCGCGGCCCTCGACGCCCGCGGGGCCGACGTCGACCTCGACCGCGTGCTCGACATCGACGACCGGTGGCGCGAGGCGAAGAATCGCGGCGACGAACTCCGTCACGAGCGCAACGAGGTCTCCAGTCGTATCGGCGAACTCAAACAGGCCGGCGAGGACGAGGAAGCCGACGAGGCCATCGCGCGCTCGCAGGACCTCAAAGCCGACATCGCAGCGGTCGAGGAGCGCGCCGACGACCTCGAAGCAAAACTGGACGGGGCGCTGCTCGAACTCCCCCAGATTCCCCACGAGAGTGTGCCCGAGGGCGCAGACGAGTCCGAGAACGTCGAAGTCCGCCGCGAGAGGTTCGACGACCTGCGCGACCTGCCCGACGAGGTGACGCCCCACTACGATCTGGGCGAAGAGATGGAGATCCTGGATTTCGAGCGCGGCGCGAAGACGACGGGTGCGGGCTTTTACTTCCTCAAGGGTGACGGCGCGCGCCTCGAACACGCGCTCATCCAGTTCATGCTCGACGTCCACCGCGAGCAGGAGTACGTGGACGTGTTTCCGCCGGTGCCCGTCAACAGCACGTCGATGACGGGCACGGGTCAACTGCCGAAGTTCAACGACGACGCCTACCGGCTCGGCGGGGCTGAACGGGACGACTACGAAGACGACGACCTCTGGCTCTGTCCCACCGCCGAGGTCCCGGTGACAAACATGTACCGTGAGGAGATTCTGCTCGACGACGATTTGCCGCTCAAACATCAGGCTTACACGCCCAACTTCCGACGCGAGGCGGGCGAACACGGCACCGAAACCCGCGGTATCGTCAGGGTCCACCAGTTCAACAAAGTCGAGTTGGTGAACTTCGCCCGGCCCGACGAGAGCTACGACCGCCTCGAAGCCCTGTTGGGCGAGGCTGAGGAAGTGCTCCAGCGACTCGCCCTCCCCTATCGAATACTCGAACTCTGTACTGGCGACCTCGGCTTCACGGCCGCGAAGACCTACGACATCGAAGTCTGGGCCCCTGGCGACGACATGGACGACGGTCCCGAGGAGGGTGGTCGTTGGCTCGAAGTCTCCTCGGCTTCCAATTTCGAGGCGTTCCAGGCCCGACGGGCCGGACTTCGCTACCGCCCCGAACGCCACGAATCGGCCGAGTACCTCCACACTCTGAACGCCTCGGGCACCGCCATCGGGCGCGTGATGGTCGCCATCCTGGAATACTACCAGAACCCGGACGGCACGGTCGAGGTTCCCGAAGCGCTCCGGCCGTACATGGGCGGTCAGGAAATCATCGAGGGCCACGAACCGGTCGGCGAGAGCGCGGTCGGCGCGGGTCGAAAGGAATAG
- a CDS encoding ferredoxin: protein MRIEYDRETCIGMFQCVAEWEGFERDEDAGKAVLVDGEEDEPEKFVREVPADAELDAKFAARACPVDAITVYDDGEQIIP, encoded by the coding sequence ATGCGAATCGAGTACGACCGCGAGACCTGCATCGGGATGTTCCAGTGCGTCGCCGAGTGGGAGGGTTTCGAACGCGACGAGGATGCCGGCAAGGCAGTGCTGGTCGACGGCGAGGAGGACGAGCCCGAAAAATTCGTCCGGGAGGTGCCCGCCGACGCGGAGTTAGATGCGAAGTTCGCCGCCCGTGCCTGCCCGGTCGACGCCATCACGGTCTACGACGACGGCGAGCAGATCATCCCGTAG
- a CDS encoding alpha/beta fold hydrolase produces MTRGQAGAESKRIEVDTGDESVDIRYLTAGEGDPIILLHGIGLDAASVSWKHTLPHLAENHRVIAPDFPGHGESDGAEEYTMESYLAVLDGLLDALAIEHASLVGISMGGAVALGHVLDDGERIERLVLVDSYGLGRDAPWRPGGAALLNTPGFDGLMGAGLLNPALVATSLTGLTVSPSPEFVTDVQRAVSPAAARALGAWQRDEFRACGLRTCYLDRLDELEAPTLLVHGREDPIFPIAWSERAAERIPTSEFVPFERCGHWPPREHPEKFDRVVSDFL; encoded by the coding sequence ATGACTCGGGGGCAAGCGGGCGCGGAGTCGAAACGAATCGAGGTCGATACCGGCGACGAATCCGTCGACATCCGATACCTGACCGCCGGCGAGGGCGACCCTATAATCTTGCTCCACGGCATCGGACTCGACGCGGCGAGCGTCTCGTGGAAACACACTCTCCCGCATCTCGCCGAGAATCACCGAGTCATCGCGCCGGACTTCCCGGGTCACGGCGAGAGCGACGGGGCCGAGGAGTACACGATGGAGTCGTATCTCGCCGTTCTCGACGGTCTCCTCGACGCGCTCGCCATCGAGCACGCGAGTCTCGTCGGCATCTCGATGGGCGGGGCCGTCGCGCTCGGGCACGTACTCGACGATGGAGAGCGAATCGAGCGGCTCGTACTCGTCGATAGCTACGGACTGGGCCGCGACGCGCCGTGGCGACCGGGTGGGGCGGCGCTACTCAATACTCCCGGGTTCGACGGGTTGATGGGTGCAGGATTGCTCAATCCGGCGCTCGTCGCGACCAGCCTCACGGGACTCACGGTGAGCCCTTCTCCGGAGTTCGTCACTGATGTCCAGCGGGCGGTCAGTCCGGCGGCGGCGCGCGCGCTCGGCGCGTGGCAGCGCGACGAGTTCCGGGCCTGTGGACTACGAACCTGTTATCTCGACCGGCTCGACGAACTCGAAGCCCCAACGCTGCTGGTTCACGGCCGCGAGGACCCCATCTTTCCCATCGCGTGGTCCGAGCGGGCCGCCGAGCGAATCCCCACCAGTGAGTTCGTCCCGTTCGAGCGATGTGGTCACTGGCCGCCGCGAGAACATCCCGAAAAGTTCGACCGTGTCGTGAGCGACTTTCTCTAG
- a CDS encoding FxLYD domain-containing protein, whose product MTGDPEDPAHSTRRRFLVLAGAGVSTALAGCSGRPDTAEYESSGTIDPPSKDEPNASAASAAAARAELDGHDYAVPLDTLALRGHELDVKDDYRGVVIQGSVENTGQQRLELVEVRARVYDTNGEQLGQYLDSTHDLAAGATWSFDVIVLETPSDVGSYDIAVLGSLA is encoded by the coding sequence ATGACGGGCGACCCGGAGGACCCCGCGCACTCGACCCGGCGTCGTTTCCTCGTACTGGCCGGCGCAGGCGTCTCGACCGCTCTCGCCGGCTGTAGCGGCCGACCGGACACCGCCGAGTACGAGTCCAGTGGGACGATCGATCCACCCTCGAAGGACGAACCGAACGCCAGCGCGGCGAGCGCTGCGGCCGCGCGCGCCGAACTCGACGGCCACGACTACGCCGTCCCGCTCGACACGCTCGCGCTCCGGGGCCACGAACTCGACGTCAAGGACGACTACCGCGGCGTCGTGATTCAGGGCAGCGTCGAGAACACCGGTCAGCAACGCCTCGAACTGGTCGAGGTCCGTGCGCGCGTCTACGACACCAACGGCGAACAGCTCGGTCAGTACCTCGACAGTACCCACGATCTCGCGGCCGGCGCGACGTGGAGTTTCGACGTCATCGTGCTCGAAACGCCGAGCGACGTCGGCTCGTACGACATCGCCGTGCTCGGCTCGCTGGCCTGA
- a CDS encoding MaoC family dehydratase: MSSESKPSTLTDAWVRNSTFLLDSVLAANRATLAAFGVDSDEEVVAGEERPEWNVELTEHRRAALSVGDRVEFSKRLTDDDVRAFAAASGDTNPLHLDEEYAEETMFGERIAHGTLVSGLISAALARLPGLVIYLSQDVEFHNPVGIDDRVTAECEIVEDLGENRYRLRTTVRDAEETVIDGEAVVMLDEP; encoded by the coding sequence ATGAGTTCCGAATCGAAGCCCTCCACGCTGACCGATGCGTGGGTCCGCAACTCCACGTTCCTCCTCGACAGCGTTCTCGCGGCCAACCGCGCCACGCTCGCCGCATTCGGCGTCGACAGCGACGAGGAAGTCGTCGCCGGCGAGGAGCGCCCGGAGTGGAACGTCGAACTCACCGAACACCGGCGCGCCGCGCTCTCGGTCGGCGACAGAGTCGAGTTCTCGAAGCGACTCACCGACGACGACGTGCGCGCGTTCGCCGCGGCCAGCGGCGACACGAACCCGCTCCACCTCGACGAGGAGTACGCAGAGGAGACGATGTTCGGCGAACGCATCGCCCACGGGACCCTCGTCTCGGGACTCATCAGCGCCGCGCTCGCACGCCTACCCGGACTCGTCATCTACCTCTCACAGGACGTCGAGTTCCACAACCCGGTAGGCATCGACGACCGCGTGACCGCCGAGTGCGAGATCGTCGAGGACCTCGGCGAGAACCGCTATCGACTGCGGACGACGGTACGGGACGCTGAGGAGACGGTCATCGACGGCGAGGCGGTCGTCATGCTCGACGAACCCTAG
- a CDS encoding nuclear transport factor 2 family protein — protein sequence MSAHTVRSYYRTIDGKRYDDLRELLTSEFVHERPDRTFEGRETFIGFMREGRPRTETDHELDRLYDDGDEIAVRGRLLGGDERLFGFVDVHTIDDGKIANIMTYTD from the coding sequence ATGAGCGCCCACACCGTCCGATCGTACTACCGGACCATCGACGGGAAGCGCTACGACGACCTCCGGGAACTCCTCACATCCGAGTTCGTCCACGAGCGCCCCGACCGGACGTTCGAGGGGCGGGAGACGTTCATCGGGTTCATGCGCGAGGGCCGCCCGCGAACCGAGACGGACCACGAACTCGACAGGCTCTACGACGACGGCGACGAGATCGCCGTCCGCGGCCGCCTGCTCGGCGGGGACGAGCGCCTGTTCGGATTCGTCGACGTCCACACGATCGACGACGGAAAGATAGCCAACATCATGACCTACACCGACTGA
- the cgi121 gene encoding KEOPS complex subunit Cgi121, with amino-acid sequence MELVEGRATVENVDEFVARLGAIGDEHDCAIQAFDARYIVSRTHLERALELADRARERGEAVARERAVEILLYAAGRRQIEQALELGVGEGEQPVVVLVAGENGRAERAAANDVEALLDAEDTLDSFDTERVGEFFDIDERELVATDAGLAALVCERVALLDVEK; translated from the coding sequence ATGGAACTCGTCGAGGGCCGGGCGACAGTCGAGAACGTGGACGAGTTCGTCGCCCGCCTCGGGGCGATTGGCGACGAGCATGACTGTGCGATACAGGCGTTCGACGCGCGCTACATCGTCTCGCGTACTCATCTCGAACGCGCGCTCGAACTCGCCGACCGGGCACGTGAGCGCGGCGAGGCGGTCGCGCGCGAGCGTGCGGTCGAAATCCTGCTGTACGCCGCCGGACGCCGGCAAATCGAGCAGGCGCTCGAACTCGGTGTCGGCGAGGGCGAACAGCCGGTCGTCGTACTCGTCGCCGGCGAGAACGGGCGCGCGGAGCGGGCAGCGGCGAACGACGTCGAAGCGCTGCTCGACGCCGAGGACACGCTCGATTCGTTCGACACCGAGCGCGTCGGTGAGTTCTTCGACATCGACGAGCGCGAACTCGTGGCGACGGACGCGGGTCTCGCGGCACTCGTCTGTGAACGGGTCGCGCTGCTCGACGTCGAGAAATAA
- a CDS encoding ATP-dependent DNA helicase — translation MNVSELSGVPEWLPEHLRGDGIEELYPPQAEAVDAGVTEGESLVASVPTASGKTLIAELAMTASVARGGKALYIVPLRALAGEKRTEFETFEQYGLTIGVSTGNYDSDGEWLASCDIIVATSEKVDSLVRNDAPWISQLSCVVADEVHLVDDGHRGPTLEVTLAKLRQRNLGLQTVALSATIGNPEILADWLDAELVDSTWRPIDLKKGVHFGQAVHLEDGEQHELGVEDGEKPTAAIVRDTLADEGSTLVFVNSRRNAEAEARRLANTVESELTGEERDRLAGVAADIRDVSDTETSTDLANAVESGAAFHHAGLASDHRELVEDAFRERLLKVVSATPTLAAGVNTPSRRVVVRDWRRYSGEAGGMQPLSVLEVHQMCGRAGRPGLDPYGEALLLAKSHDELDELFDRYIWTEPEPVRSKLAAEPALRTHLLATIASGFAGSREGLLEFLDRTLYATQTTEGGRLERVTDSMLDYLVANDFLERDGDDLAATSLGHTVSRLYLDPMSAAEIVDGLESADDRPSALGLFHLVSRTPDMYELYLRSGDREEYTMIAHEHETEMLGSVPSEFEERWEDWLSALKTANMLDDWASELDESTITDRYSIGPGDLRGKVDTAEWLLSAAERLGGELGLEWAPAVREARTRVAHGIRPELIDLAGVRGVGRKRARRLFENDIETRADLRNAEKSVVLGALRGRTKTAENVLENVGRSDPSMADVEPAGSVAVVEGEEREDQSNLGEF, via the coding sequence ATGAACGTCTCGGAGCTGTCGGGCGTCCCCGAGTGGCTGCCCGAGCATCTGCGCGGGGACGGCATCGAGGAGCTGTATCCACCGCAGGCGGAAGCCGTCGATGCGGGCGTCACCGAGGGCGAGAGTCTCGTGGCGAGCGTCCCCACGGCGTCGGGGAAGACCCTCATCGCGGAACTCGCCATGACCGCGAGCGTCGCCCGCGGTGGCAAGGCGCTCTACATCGTGCCGCTGCGTGCGCTCGCCGGCGAGAAGCGCACCGAGTTCGAGACCTTCGAGCAGTACGGACTCACCATCGGGGTCTCCACCGGCAACTACGATTCGGACGGCGAGTGGCTCGCCTCGTGTGACATCATCGTCGCCACCAGCGAGAAGGTCGACTCGCTCGTCCGCAACGACGCACCGTGGATCTCGCAGTTGAGCTGTGTGGTCGCCGACGAAGTCCACCTCGTCGACGACGGCCATCGCGGCCCCACGTTGGAGGTCACGCTCGCGAAACTCCGCCAGCGCAATCTCGGTCTGCAAACGGTGGCGCTCTCGGCGACGATCGGCAACCCCGAGATCCTCGCCGACTGGCTCGACGCCGAACTCGTCGACTCGACGTGGCGACCGATCGACCTGAAGAAAGGCGTCCACTTCGGGCAGGCGGTCCACTTGGAGGACGGCGAACAACACGAACTCGGGGTCGAGGACGGCGAGAAGCCGACTGCGGCCATCGTGCGCGATACGCTCGCCGACGAGGGATCGACGCTCGTGTTCGTCAACTCCCGGCGCAACGCCGAGGCCGAAGCCCGCCGGCTCGCCAACACAGTCGAAAGCGAACTCACAGGGGAGGAACGCGACCGCCTCGCCGGCGTGGCCGCCGATATCCGCGACGTGAGCGACACCGAGACGAGTACCGATCTGGCGAACGCGGTCGAAAGCGGGGCGGCCTTTCACCATGCCGGTCTGGCCTCTGACCATCGCGAACTCGTCGAGGACGCCTTCCGCGAGCGCCTGCTGAAGGTGGTCTCGGCGACACCAACGCTCGCGGCGGGCGTCAACACGCCGAGTCGCCGGGTCGTCGTCCGCGACTGGCGGCGCTACTCCGGCGAAGCCGGCGGGATGCAACCGCTCTCGGTGCTCGAAGTCCACCAGATGTGCGGCCGTGCGGGCCGGCCGGGTCTCGATCCCTACGGCGAAGCGCTGCTGCTCGCCAAGAGCCACGACGAACTCGACGAACTCTTTGACAGGTATATCTGGACCGAACCCGAACCTGTCCGCTCGAAACTCGCCGCCGAACCCGCTCTCAGAACCCATCTGCTCGCCACCATCGCCTCCGGGTTTGCGGGGTCGCGCGAGGGACTGCTCGAATTCCTCGACAGAACCCTCTATGCCACCCAGACCACCGAAGGTGGCCGTCTCGAACGGGTCACGGACTCGATGCTCGACTATCTCGTCGCCAACGACTTCCTCGAACGCGACGGCGATGACCTGGCCGCGACCTCGCTCGGCCATACGGTCTCGCGACTCTATCTCGACCCGATGAGCGCCGCCGAAATCGTCGACGGTCTCGAGAGCGCCGACGATCGCCCGAGCGCGCTCGGCCTCTTCCATCTCGTGAGTCGCACACCCGACATGTACGAACTCTATCTCCGATCCGGTGACCGCGAGGAGTACACCATGATCGCCCACGAGCACGAGACCGAGATGCTGGGCAGCGTTCCGAGCGAGTTCGAGGAACGCTGGGAGGACTGGCTCTCGGCGCTCAAGACTGCGAACATGCTCGACGACTGGGCGAGCGAACTCGACGAAAGCACCATCACCGACCGCTACTCGATCGGGCCGGGCGACCTCCGAGGGAAGGTCGACACTGCCGAATGGCTGCTGTCGGCCGCCGAGCGTCTCGGGGGCGAACTCGGACTGGAGTGGGCACCCGCCGTCAGAGAAGCCAGGACGCGCGTCGCCCACGGCATCCGTCCGGAACTCATCGACCTCGCGGGCGTGCGCGGCGTCGGTCGCAAGCGCGCCCGCCGGCTGTTCGAGAACGACATCGAGACGCGCGCCGACCTCAGAAACGCCGAGAAATCGGTCGTGCTAGGCGCGCTCCGCGGGCGGACGAAGACTGCAGAGAACGTGCTGGAGAACGTCGGTCGGAGCGATCCCTCGATGGCGGACGTCGAACCGGCGGGGTCGGTGGCGGTCGTCGAGGGCGAGGAACGCGAAGACCAGTCGAACCTCGGTGAGTTCTGA